From Streptomyces sp. TLI_053, a single genomic window includes:
- a CDS encoding acetolactate synthase large subunit, with protein MTEHAASPRRGDTPAAHAPAPQHVVETMTGAQSLIRSLEAVGADTVFGIPGGAILPAYDPLMDSTKVRHILVRHEQGAGHAATGYAQATGRVGVCMATSGPGATNLVTPIADAYMDSVPIVAITGQVTSKAIGTDAFQEADICGITMPITKHNYLVTDPAEIPRVIAEAFHIAATGRPGPVLVDIAKDALQATTTFRWPVETSLPGYRPVTKPHAKQIREAAKMLVTAKRPVLYVGGGVVKAGATAELRILAELTGAPVVTTLMALGAFPDSHPQHLGMPGMHGSVPAVTALQKADLLFTLGARFDDRVTGKLDSFAPYAKVVHADIDPAEIGKNRPADVPIVGDAREVLADLIVAVQAEFDAGHKGDYGDWWERLDEWKTTYPVGYEPAPGGELSPQQVIERIGRLVGPDAVYAAGVGQHQMWSSQFIRFEKPGTWLNSGGAGTMGYAVPAAMGAKAGRPEAAVWAIDGDGCFQMTNQELVTCALNDIPIKVAVINNGSLGMVRQWQTLFYNQRYSNTVLHAGPGHDGIEPPAQGTRIPDFVLLAEAMGCVGLRCERPEDLDAVIKQAMEIDDRPVVIDFIVHQDAMVWPMVAAGTSNDEIQFARGVRPDFGDDLD; from the coding sequence ATGACCGAGCACGCCGCATCCCCCCGCCGCGGGGACACCCCGGCCGCCCACGCTCCCGCTCCTCAGCACGTCGTCGAGACCATGACCGGCGCCCAGTCGCTCATCCGCTCGCTGGAGGCCGTCGGTGCGGACACCGTCTTCGGTATCCCGGGCGGGGCCATCCTTCCCGCGTACGACCCGCTGATGGACTCCACCAAGGTGCGCCACATCCTGGTCCGTCACGAGCAGGGCGCCGGCCACGCCGCCACCGGCTACGCGCAGGCCACCGGCCGGGTCGGCGTCTGCATGGCGACCTCCGGTCCGGGTGCGACCAACCTGGTCACCCCGATCGCCGACGCCTACATGGACTCGGTGCCGATCGTCGCCATCACCGGCCAGGTCACCTCCAAGGCGATCGGCACGGACGCCTTCCAGGAGGCCGACATCTGCGGCATCACGATGCCGATCACCAAGCACAACTACCTGGTCACCGACCCGGCCGAGATCCCCCGGGTGATCGCCGAGGCGTTCCACATCGCCGCCACCGGCCGCCCCGGACCGGTCCTGGTCGACATCGCCAAGGACGCCCTGCAGGCCACCACCACCTTCCGCTGGCCGGTCGAGACCTCGCTGCCCGGCTACCGCCCGGTGACCAAGCCGCACGCCAAGCAGATCCGCGAAGCGGCCAAGATGCTGGTCACCGCCAAGCGCCCGGTCCTGTACGTCGGCGGCGGCGTCGTCAAGGCCGGCGCCACGGCCGAGCTGCGCATCCTGGCCGAGCTGACCGGCGCCCCGGTCGTCACCACCCTGATGGCGCTCGGCGCCTTCCCGGACAGCCACCCGCAGCACCTGGGCATGCCCGGCATGCACGGCTCCGTCCCGGCCGTCACCGCGCTCCAGAAGGCCGACCTGCTCTTCACCCTCGGCGCCCGCTTCGACGACCGGGTCACCGGCAAGCTGGACAGCTTCGCGCCGTACGCCAAGGTCGTCCACGCGGACATCGACCCAGCCGAGATCGGCAAGAACCGCCCGGCGGACGTGCCGATCGTCGGTGACGCCCGCGAGGTGCTGGCCGACCTGATCGTCGCCGTCCAGGCCGAGTTCGACGCCGGCCACAAGGGCGACTACGGCGACTGGTGGGAGCGGCTCGACGAGTGGAAGACCACCTACCCGGTCGGCTACGAGCCCGCCCCCGGCGGCGAGCTCTCCCCGCAGCAGGTGATCGAGCGGATCGGCCGGCTGGTCGGCCCGGACGCCGTCTACGCGGCGGGCGTCGGCCAGCACCAGATGTGGAGCTCGCAGTTCATCCGGTTCGAGAAGCCGGGCACCTGGCTCAACTCCGGCGGCGCCGGGACCATGGGCTACGCGGTGCCGGCCGCGATGGGCGCCAAGGCCGGCCGGCCGGAGGCCGCGGTCTGGGCGATCGACGGCGACGGCTGCTTCCAGATGACCAACCAGGAGCTGGTCACCTGCGCCCTGAACGACATCCCGATCAAGGTCGCGGTCATCAACAACGGCTCGCTGGGCATGGTCCGGCAGTGGCAGACGCTGTTCTACAACCAGCGCTACTCCAACACCGTGCTGCACGCCGGCCCGGGCCACGACGGCATCGAGCCGCCGGCCCAGGGCACCCGGATCCCCGACTTCGTCCTGCTCGCCGAGGCGATGGGCTGCGTCGGTCTGCGCTGCGAGCGCCCCGAGGACCTCGACGCGGTGATCAAGCAGGCGATGGAGATCGACGACCGCCCGGTGGTCATCGACTTCATCGTCCACCAGGACGCCATGGTCTGGCCGATGGTCGCGGCCGGCACCAGCAACGACGAGATCCAGTTCGCCCGCGGCGTCCGTCCCGACTTCGGCGACGACCTCGACTGA
- a CDS encoding EAL domain-containing protein has protein sequence MLCLAYALGAALGWGSRQVAVFMGDFGLAAAALAAALSCLAYGCTVGGHARPAWLLFGLSSLMVAFGNGTWGWYELVERTQLPPNSLAEYAFLLFAPLAITGVLVLAQRPRTAAGWLCLLLDGWLVAGSLFTLSWSLALGRTAAGEDGSPMRLALNLAYPVLDILLVSLVVGLRFGGRDGNRAAVHTAMVGLAVTVLCDALFTSPELRSSYHSGELLDAGWFAGSLLLAWAPWSPRWRRPLREHPALGGMPRRRVATTFSALTPYAAAAVCTAGILYNALGGRSLDRVVASAACTVGLALILRQGIMLLDNLSLAQELAHKEAHFRSLVQGSSDVIMIAGANGVLSYVSPAALGVYGRDPEELVGGNLLDLIHPEDVDRVLLEVRRFLARGRLVAHRDPGAEPLPAARVECRIGSGGGEWLHVESTVDRYRDGLILNSRDVTERVMLQAQLQHNAFHDPLTDLPNRALFTQRLRAALAARGPQDEAGSGVAVLFLDLDGFKAVNDTAGHQVGDELLVQAARRLQGAVRCGDTVARFGGDEFATLVCGPLGRLQVQELAERLRAALSEPYWIGGSELSVAASIGIAFGTPERGPAADPRAAADELMRNADLAMYRAKSEGKGRVMLYTPAMRADLERRTELDERLRAAVREGGFTLLHQPVVDLGTGAVTAVEAQARWRSAQGLLLTPAEFLRSTEPGDAAARFSRWLVREAVTAAALRRGVPARGRAVPPPVPVSVRLSAERLCAPGLYEAVVAALRDSGLPGGQLIVEVARTGPDDLADELGRRLDALRRLGVGTALAGFGAGRGSLGTLVRLPFDALKLDRSLVQDLGESALARTLAGHALRLGRDLGLVTAAEGVDLPRQVAVLQELGCRQVQGSAFSAPLDEVRLRRELARRAYPVPRPLGPLPARRAFLAADTRTSGRGEAAAGRAVPHHNGSDLPERPAVAGPGVGPHGETAVPPA, from the coding sequence GTGCTCTGCCTCGCGTACGCCCTCGGTGCCGCGCTCGGCTGGGGCTCGCGCCAGGTCGCCGTCTTCATGGGCGACTTCGGCCTGGCGGCGGCCGCGCTCGCCGCCGCGCTCTCCTGTCTCGCCTACGGCTGTACGGTGGGCGGCCACGCCCGCCCGGCCTGGCTGCTGTTCGGCCTGTCCTCGCTCATGGTCGCCTTCGGCAACGGCACCTGGGGCTGGTACGAGCTGGTCGAGCGGACCCAGCTGCCGCCCAACTCGCTGGCCGAGTACGCCTTCCTGCTGTTCGCCCCGCTGGCCATCACCGGCGTCCTGGTGCTGGCCCAGCGCCCCCGCACCGCCGCCGGCTGGCTCTGCCTGCTGCTGGACGGCTGGCTGGTGGCCGGCTCGCTGTTCACCCTCAGCTGGAGCCTCGCCCTCGGCCGGACCGCCGCCGGCGAGGACGGCTCCCCCATGCGGCTGGCCCTCAACCTGGCCTACCCGGTGCTGGACATCCTGCTCGTCTCACTGGTCGTCGGCCTGCGCTTCGGCGGCCGGGACGGCAACCGCGCCGCCGTCCACACCGCCATGGTCGGCCTCGCCGTCACCGTGCTCTGCGACGCCCTGTTCACCTCGCCCGAGCTGCGCAGCAGCTACCACTCCGGCGAACTGCTGGACGCCGGCTGGTTCGCCGGCAGTCTGCTGCTGGCCTGGGCCCCGTGGTCCCCGCGCTGGCGTCGCCCGCTGCGCGAGCACCCGGCGCTCGGCGGAATGCCCCGCCGCCGGGTCGCCACCACCTTCAGCGCGCTCACCCCCTACGCCGCGGCCGCCGTCTGCACCGCCGGGATCCTCTACAACGCCCTCGGCGGGCGCTCGCTGGACCGGGTGGTGGCCTCGGCGGCCTGCACCGTCGGCCTGGCGCTGATCCTGCGCCAGGGCATCATGCTGCTCGACAACCTCTCGCTGGCCCAGGAGCTCGCCCACAAGGAGGCGCACTTCCGCTCCCTGGTGCAGGGCTCCAGCGACGTCATCATGATCGCCGGCGCCAACGGCGTGCTCTCCTACGTCTCCCCGGCCGCGCTCGGCGTCTACGGGCGCGACCCGGAGGAACTCGTCGGCGGCAACCTGCTCGACCTCATCCACCCCGAGGACGTCGACCGGGTCCTGCTGGAGGTCCGCCGTTTCCTGGCCCGGGGGCGGCTGGTCGCCCACCGCGACCCGGGCGCCGAGCCGCTGCCCGCGGCCCGGGTGGAGTGCCGGATCGGCTCCGGCGGCGGCGAGTGGCTGCACGTCGAGTCGACCGTCGACCGGTACCGCGACGGCCTGATCCTGAACAGCCGCGACGTCACCGAACGGGTGATGCTGCAGGCCCAGTTGCAGCACAACGCGTTCCACGACCCGCTCACCGACCTGCCCAACCGGGCGCTGTTCACCCAGCGGCTGCGGGCCGCCCTGGCCGCCCGCGGTCCGCAGGACGAGGCGGGCTCCGGGGTCGCCGTGCTCTTCCTCGACCTGGACGGCTTCAAGGCGGTCAACGACACCGCCGGCCACCAGGTCGGCGACGAACTGCTGGTCCAGGCCGCCCGCCGGCTCCAGGGCGCCGTCCGCTGCGGGGACACCGTGGCCCGCTTCGGCGGCGACGAGTTCGCCACCCTGGTCTGCGGCCCGCTCGGCCGGCTCCAGGTCCAGGAGCTCGCCGAACGGCTGCGCGCCGCGCTCTCCGAGCCCTACTGGATCGGCGGCAGCGAACTCAGCGTCGCCGCCAGCATCGGGATCGCCTTCGGCACCCCGGAACGCGGTCCGGCCGCCGACCCGCGCGCCGCCGCCGACGAGCTGATGCGCAACGCCGACCTCGCGATGTACCGCGCCAAGTCCGAGGGCAAGGGCCGGGTGATGCTCTACACCCCGGCCATGCGCGCCGACCTGGAGCGCCGCACCGAACTGGACGAACGGCTCCGCGCGGCCGTCCGCGAGGGCGGCTTCACCCTGCTCCACCAGCCCGTGGTGGACCTCGGCACCGGGGCGGTCACCGCCGTCGAGGCGCAGGCCCGCTGGCGCTCCGCGCAGGGTCTGCTGCTCACCCCCGCCGAGTTCCTGCGCTCCACCGAGCCGGGCGACGCCGCCGCGCGGTTCTCCCGCTGGTTGGTCCGCGAGGCGGTGACCGCCGCCGCGCTCCGCCGCGGTGTGCCCGCCCGGGGCCGCGCCGTCCCGCCGCCGGTCCCGGTGTCGGTCCGGCTGTCGGCCGAGCGGCTCTGCGCGCCCGGCCTCTACGAGGCGGTGGTCGCGGCCCTGCGGGACAGCGGACTGCCCGGCGGCCAGCTGATCGTCGAGGTGGCCCGGACCGGCCCGGACGACCTGGCGGACGAGCTCGGGCGCCGGCTCGACGCGCTGCGCCGGCTCGGCGTCGGCACCGCGCTGGCCGGCTTCGGAGCCGGCCGGGGCTCGCTCGGCACACTGGTCCGGCTCCCCTTCGACGCCCTCAAGCTGGACCGCTCGCTGGTCCAGGACCTGGGCGAGTCCGCGCTCGCCCGGACGCTCGCCGGGCACGCCCTGCGGCTCGGCCGGGACCTCGGGCTGGTCACCGCCGCCGAGGGCGTCGACCTGCCGCGCCAGGTGGCCGTGCTGCAGGAGCTGGGCTGCCGCCAGGTGCAGGGTTCGGCGTTCTCCGCGCCGCTGGACGAGGTCCGGCTCCGGCGCGAGCTGGCCCGCCGTGCGTACCCGGTGCCGAGGCCGCTCGGACCGCTGCCCGCGCGGCGCGCCTTCCTGGCCGCGGACACCCGGACGAGTGGCCGCGGCGAGGCCGCCGCGGGGCGTGCCGTGCCCCACCACAACGGCTCCGACCTGCCTGAACGCCCGGCCGTGGCGGGCCCGGGAGTCGGTCCGCATGGCGAGACGGCCGTCCCACCTGCTTGA
- a CDS encoding helix-turn-helix transcriptional regulator → MQQISVSPVFVGRDPELTVLLDAVRRAGDGRPQTVLIGGEAGVGKTRLLEEFLRQACLDGVVTTVGGCLEIGAEGLPYAPLATALRRLHRSLGAELEAAAAGMEGHLARLLPDFGEADGEPNDEYGRARLFEHTARLFERLGTDRTLVLAVEDLHWSDRSTRELLAYLVRTLHRSRVLLVATYRSDDLHRRHPLRPFLAELERLRTVQRAELERFGPGEVAAQLAGILGTAAPDRELVDRIHRRSEGNPFFVEELATAFREGCSAGLTDSLRDMLLVRVEALDEQTQRVLRIAAEGGSYVEHALLAAVLEDEEELIDSLRVAVGANILRPDTDGDGYRFRHALVREAVSDDLLPGERHRINRRFAAALEADPHLVGSDVRPARLANYWYHAHHPARALPTALEAARAARRRNAFAEQLRMLERALELWDEVPEDVLADTLRPHDWAETYPPCSCDVERHDEHCDRLCLIDVLAEAVVAARRSGDRERGLSLAKRALKLVDETEHPARAAWFRINRARMLGHLRRSGDEEEIAYAHRLVEHLPPSAVQAEVFALGAGSGMLSNPRPELVELAERAVRIAREVGADAVEQHALMTLGGLRNDLDSDPETAVAQLTAAVEATRRIGAPDVLLRGINNLSSMQRGLGRAEEAAALAREGLESARGNGLQRNIGTILTGNLAEALMDLGRIDEAEQVLAECHLIGVTGTHAEFLDRMRGELALLRGDLPTAAAMLAQARAANRIGQLQHSVPIARLALRVAVGAGRPLDARAELIAALDEDLRCGYLADLYPLLVDGAAAEADSRGLPEADRGRAAVLARIASTAAGLTPTVPLHHGWARLLEAELARAEGADTPEQWAVAVAALRPTGLPYPLAAALLRAGEAEVLAGRRESGAELLREARELASARSDAGLRAEIDALAARAGLPLVADRPAPAPALPAGGSLGLTPRERDVLRLLARGRTNRQIAEELYISPKTASVHVSNILGKLAVAGRGEAAALAHRLRLFPEDLAPAAG, encoded by the coding sequence GCCGAACTGGAGGCGGCCGCGGCCGGGATGGAGGGCCACCTCGCCCGGCTGCTGCCGGACTTCGGCGAGGCCGACGGCGAACCCAACGACGAGTACGGACGAGCCCGGCTGTTCGAGCACACCGCGAGGTTGTTCGAACGGCTCGGCACGGACCGTACCCTCGTGCTCGCCGTCGAGGACCTCCACTGGTCCGACCGCTCCACCCGGGAGCTGCTGGCCTACCTGGTCCGCACCCTGCACCGGTCCCGGGTGCTGCTGGTCGCCACCTACCGCAGCGACGACCTGCACCGCCGCCACCCGCTGCGGCCGTTCCTGGCCGAGCTGGAGCGGCTGCGCACCGTGCAGCGGGCCGAACTGGAGCGGTTCGGGCCCGGCGAGGTGGCCGCGCAGCTGGCCGGCATCCTCGGCACCGCCGCCCCGGACCGGGAGCTGGTCGACCGGATCCACCGCCGCTCCGAGGGCAACCCCTTCTTCGTCGAGGAACTCGCCACCGCCTTTCGCGAGGGCTGCTCGGCCGGGCTCACCGACTCGCTCCGGGACATGCTGCTGGTCCGGGTCGAGGCGCTGGACGAGCAGACCCAGCGGGTGCTGCGGATCGCCGCCGAGGGCGGCTCCTACGTCGAGCACGCCCTGCTCGCCGCCGTCCTGGAGGACGAGGAGGAGCTGATCGACTCGCTCCGGGTCGCGGTCGGCGCCAACATCCTGCGCCCGGACACCGACGGCGACGGCTACCGGTTCCGGCACGCGCTGGTCCGCGAGGCGGTCTCGGACGACCTGCTGCCGGGCGAGCGGCACCGGATCAACCGGCGCTTCGCCGCCGCGCTGGAGGCCGATCCGCACCTGGTCGGCTCCGACGTGCGCCCCGCCCGGCTGGCCAACTACTGGTACCACGCGCACCACCCGGCCCGGGCCCTGCCGACCGCCCTGGAGGCCGCCAGGGCCGCCCGCCGCCGCAACGCCTTCGCCGAGCAGCTCCGGATGCTGGAACGGGCCCTGGAGCTCTGGGACGAGGTCCCGGAGGACGTGCTGGCGGACACCCTGCGCCCGCACGACTGGGCCGAGACCTACCCGCCCTGCTCCTGCGACGTGGAGCGGCACGACGAGCACTGCGACCGGCTCTGCCTGATCGACGTGCTGGCCGAGGCGGTGGTCGCGGCCCGCCGCAGCGGGGACCGCGAGCGAGGGCTGAGCCTGGCCAAGCGGGCGCTCAAGCTGGTAGACGAGACCGAGCACCCGGCCCGCGCCGCCTGGTTCCGGATCAACCGGGCCCGGATGCTCGGCCACCTGCGCCGCTCCGGCGACGAGGAGGAGATCGCGTACGCGCACCGGCTGGTCGAGCACCTGCCGCCGTCCGCCGTCCAGGCCGAGGTGTTCGCCCTCGGCGCCGGCAGCGGGATGCTCTCCAACCCCCGGCCCGAGCTGGTCGAACTCGCCGAGCGGGCGGTCCGGATCGCCCGCGAGGTGGGCGCCGACGCGGTCGAGCAGCACGCCCTGATGACGCTCGGCGGGCTGCGCAACGACCTCGACTCCGACCCGGAGACCGCGGTCGCCCAGCTCACCGCCGCGGTCGAGGCCACCCGGCGGATCGGCGCCCCCGACGTCCTGCTGCGCGGCATCAACAACCTGTCCTCGATGCAGCGCGGGCTCGGCCGGGCCGAGGAGGCGGCGGCGCTCGCCCGGGAGGGCCTGGAGTCGGCCCGGGGCAACGGCCTCCAGCGCAACATCGGCACCATCCTGACCGGGAACCTCGCCGAGGCGCTGATGGACCTCGGGCGGATCGACGAGGCCGAGCAGGTGCTCGCCGAGTGCCACCTGATCGGTGTGACCGGCACCCACGCCGAGTTCCTGGACCGGATGCGCGGCGAACTCGCCCTGCTCCGCGGCGACCTGCCCACCGCCGCCGCGATGCTGGCGCAGGCCAGGGCGGCCAACCGGATCGGCCAGCTCCAGCACTCCGTCCCGATCGCGCGGCTGGCGCTGCGGGTCGCGGTCGGGGCCGGCCGCCCGTTGGACGCCCGCGCGGAGCTGATCGCCGCCCTGGACGAGGACCTCCGCTGCGGTTACCTCGCCGACCTCTATCCGCTGCTGGTGGACGGTGCCGCCGCCGAGGCGGACAGCCGGGGCCTGCCCGAGGCCGACCGGGGCCGGGCCGCGGTGCTGGCCAGGATCGCCTCGACGGCGGCCGGGCTGACCCCGACCGTGCCGCTGCACCACGGCTGGGCCCGGCTGCTGGAGGCCGAACTGGCCCGCGCCGAGGGGGCGGACACCCCGGAGCAGTGGGCCGTCGCGGTCGCGGCGCTGCGCCCGACCGGGCTGCCGTACCCGCTGGCGGCCGCGCTGCTGCGGGCCGGCGAGGCCGAGGTGCTGGCCGGACGCCGCGAGTCCGGCGCCGAACTCCTGCGCGAGGCCCGGGAACTGGCGTCCGCCCGGTCCGACGCCGGACTGCGGGCCGAGATCGACGCGCTGGCCGCACGGGCCGGGCTCCCGCTCGTCGCGGACCGCCCGGCGCCCGCTCCGGCGCTGCCGGCCGGTGGATCCCTCGGCCTCACCCCCCGTGAGCGGGACGTGCTCCGATTGCTCGCCCGGGGGCGCACCAACCGGCAGATCGCCGAGGAACTGTACATCTCGCCGAAGACCGCGAGCGTGCACGTGTCCAACATCCTCGGCAAGCTCGCGGTGGCCGGCCGGGGCGAGGCGGCCGCGCTGGCCCACCGGCTGCGGCTGTTCCCGGAGGACCTCGCCCCGGCCGCCGGCTGA